A stretch of the bacterium genome encodes the following:
- the rph gene encoding ribonuclease PH: GRTLEIQRLIGRSLRAVIDMSILGERTLIVDCDVLQADGGTRTASVTGAWVALQLAIGQLRQYGTLKQDPVRDSVAATSVGIVNGEALLDLCYEEDSSADVDMNVVMTGGGKFVEVQSTAEKTPFDDTQLSRLVAIARDGIRDLTARQRAVIEAAG; the protein is encoded by the coding sequence GGCCGCACGCTCGAGATCCAGCGCCTGATCGGCCGGTCGCTCAGGGCGGTGATCGACATGAGCATCCTTGGCGAGAGAACGCTCATAGTCGATTGCGACGTTCTTCAGGCGGATGGCGGCACTCGCACCGCGTCCGTCACCGGCGCGTGGGTGGCGCTACAACTCGCGATCGGCCAGCTTCGACAATATGGCACGCTCAAGCAAGACCCAGTGCGCGACTCGGTAGCCGCCACCAGTGTCGGAATCGTCAACGGCGAGGCGCTGCTCGATCTCTGCTACGAGGAAGACTCGAGCGCGGACGTCGACATGAACGTCGTGATGACCGGCGGAGGCAAGTTTGTCGAAGTGCAGTCCACCGCCGAGAAGACCCCATTCGATGACACGCAGCTCAGCCGCCTGGTGGCAATTGCGCGGGACGGGATTCGCGACCTCACCGCCCGGCAGAGGGCGGTCATCGAGGCGGCCGGGTGA